ATGCGTCAGCGTGTCGAGGACGCCAGCAACGAGCGCGACGAAGCGCTCGCCGAACTGCAAACCACCGTCCAGGAACTCGATGCGCTGCAGGTCGAGTTGGACAAGATGACCAGCGCCTACGACGAGAAGGTCGATGCCGTGGCCGGGCTCGAAGAGGACATCGCGCTCGCGGTGCAACGCACCGACGCGGCCGAGAAGCGCGCGCAGGAGCTTGCCGACCGCGTTTCGCACCTCGAAGCGGAACTGGAGCGCGCGGAACAGGCCGCGCAGCGTGGAGCGATTGCGGGCAACGAGAGCGATGCCGCGGGCGAGGGCGAGGCGGCGAGCGAGTCGGCCGAGTCGGTAGTCGAAACGCCGGCCGGCGAGGCAGAGCGCGCGGCGCTGGAAGCGGAGCATGCCGAAGCGGTCGCTCGTCTTCAGAGCGAACTCGAAGCGATTCGCGCGCAACTGCAGGCCGAGCAGGAAGCGCATGCGGCCCGACGCGAAGAGGTCGAGGGCGCGCAGGCCGAACGGGATGCCGCCGCGCTCGAATTGCAGAATGCCCAGACGCAAATCGCCAGCCTGAGCGACGAGCGCGATGCGGACGCTTCCGAAATCGCGAGGTTGTCGGCCAGCTTGTCCGGAGCGCAGGAGCGTGCCGACGCGGAGCAGCAGCGCGCGGCCGAACTGGCCGAAAGCGCGGCGGCCGCGAGCGAGAAGGCCGAGGACGCGGAATCGGCGTCGCCGGCGGGTGTCGACTCGCAGGAACTCGAGGCATTGAAGGCGCAGATGTCGCGCGACGCGCAAGCGCATGCCGCAGCGATTGCCGAGGCGCGGGAGACCGTCAGGAAATGGTCCGACTACTCGAACGCACTGAAGCAGCAGCTGACTCAGGCGAATGAAAAAATGGTGGTCGTCCTTGCCCGCGGCGCGGGCGAAGCGACCTTGAGCCGCCGGCTTTCCGCTGAACTCGGTCGGGTCGAGCCGGAGCATGAATTGCTGCGCAAGGAGATCCAGCAGCAAGTGATCGTCGAAACGATCACCGCTCACCTCGAGAAACAAGGCTACCGCTACGACGAGCAGACGGGTGCGGTGTCGAAGCTGAACACCGAAAGCTCGCCTGCGTGACAATGGTCAGAAGGCTGTTGTCGTTCGACGGGTTTTTCATAGTGTCCATCTTTATCGCACAGGCGTGCGCCATGCCACGTTCGATGGACGTGACATGGCATTGCCCTCTACGGCTTTGAAACGGTGCAGCGGGGAATGGACCGCGCGCTGGACTCAGCGCATCACGAACGGATCGCTGATCGGCTCGTCCGAGGTGCGCAGCCATACCGACTTCGTCGTCGTGTATTCGAGCGCCGCGGCCATGCCGCCTTCGCGGCCGTGACCGGACAGGCCAAAGCCGCCGAATGGCACCAGCGGAGACACCGCGCGATAGGTATTGATCCAGACGATCCCCGAGCGCACGCGCTTCGACACGCGATGCGCGCGAGTCAGGCTGGTGGTGAAAATGCCCGCGGCGAGACCGTAGGCGGTGCTGTTCGCCTTGTCGATCGCTTCCTGCTCGGTGTTGAACGTATCCACCGAAAGCACCGGCCCGAACAACTCCGTCGTAATGCTGTCGGCGTCGCTCACGCCGGTGCAGTCGAGAATCGTCGGCGCATAGTAGTAGCCGTCGCGTTCCAGCGTCTTGCCGCCGGCGAGCACCCTGGCGCCCTGACGCACCGAGTTCGCGACGACCTTCTCGATGTTGCGCAGTTGCCTCTCGGTGCAAAGCGGCCCGTATTCGGTCGTCATCTCGTTGGGCGAACCCACCCGTATGCGCGACACGCGCTCCACCAGCAGGGCGAGAAACCGCTCTTTCACGGAGGCTTCGATCAGCAGCCGCGAGCCCGCCACGCAGCTTTGGCCGCTCGCCGCGAAGATGGCCGCCACCTGCGCGTTCACGGCACTCTGGATATCGGTATCGGCGAACACGATGAAGGGCGACTTGCCGCCCAGTTCCAGCGACACCTTCGCGAGGTTGTTCGATGTGTTCGACACGATGTGCCGCGCAGTTTCCGGGCCGCCCGTGAAGGCAACCTTGTCGACCTTCGGATGGCTGCTGAGCACCGCACCGCATTCCGGCCCGAAGCCGGTAATCACGTTGACGACGCCTGGCGGGAAGCCGGCCTCGTGCACGAGCTTCGCGAATTCGAGCAGCGGTCCTGGGGCTTCCTCGGACGCCTTGAGCACGACCGTGCAACCGGCGGCGAGCGCCGGCCCGAGCTTGACGGCGGATAGGAACAACTGGCTATTCCACGGCACGATCGCGGCGACCACGCCGACCGGCTGCCGTTCTAGCCAGACCTGCATGTCCGGCTTGTCGACGGGAATGCTGCTCCCTTCGAGCTTGTCGGCGATGCCGGCGTAGTAGCGGTAGTACTCGGCGACGTAAGCAATCTGGCTGGACGTCTCGCGAATGATCTTGCCGGTGTCGTTCGTTTCAATTTCAGCGAGTCGCGGCGCAGCCTGTTCGACGAGCCCGGCCAGCTTGTAGAGCAGCTTGCCGCGCGCCGACGCGGTGAGGCCGGCCCACGCGGAATCGGTGAGCGCGCGGCTGGCCGCCTCGACCGCCCGGTTGACCTGCTCCGTGCGCGCTTCGGGCATTTGCGCCCACGCTTTGCCGGTGGCCGGGTTGACGCTCGCGAACGTGGCGGCGCCGGGTTCGAACTGTCCGTCGATGTACAGCTGAAAATGCGAATCCATGGCGTCGGCCCCTTACCGGAATGCAGGCATCACGTCGTTGATCATGCGTTCGAGCGAAGCCTTCTTGCGCTCGAAGCTCATGCCCGTATCGATCCAGAACGAGTACTCGTCGAAGCCGAGCGCCTCGTATGCCCTCAGGCGCGCAATCACTTCCTCGGGCGTGCCGATCACGTTGTTCTTGCGCATCGCCGCGGGCGTGTAGAACGGATGAGCAGCGATCTCTTCCGGGCTCAGCGTCTTGATCATGCCGCGGCTCACCGGCCGCTCGTTCTTGAACCATGCACCGAAGTAGTTGTAGAAGGTGTTCACTTCGTCGGCCGCGATCTGCGCGTCGTTTTCGCTGCTCGCGACATACGTGTGACGCAGCAGCATGATCTGCGGGCGCGGCAGGTTGCTGAACTTCTCGCACGCGGCGTTGAAGTGGCCAACCAGCTTCTCGACCTCTTCGTCGCCCAGATGCAGCGGCGTCACCTGCACGTTGCAACCGTTGGACACCGCGAACTCATGGCTGTTCGGGTCGCGCGCGGCCACCCAGATCGGCGGGTGCGGGCGCTGCAGCGGCAGCGGCGAAGACGTCGTGGAAGGGAATTTCCAGAATTCGCCTTCGTGCGCGTAATCGCCTTCCCAGAGCTTTTTCACGGCCGGGATCAGTTCGCGCATGCGTTGACCCGCGCCCCACGCGTCGAGCCCCGGATGCAGGCGTTCGTATTCGAACGAATACGCGCCGCGCGCGATGCCCAGCTCCAGGCGGCCGTTCGAAATGATGTCGGTCATCGCGGCTTCGCCGGCGAGCTTGATCGGATGCCAGAACGGCGCCACCACCGTGCCGGTGCCGAGCCTCACGTGCTTCGTCTTGTTGGCGAGGTCCGCGAGATTGATGAATGGATTCGGCGCGATCGTGAAGTCCATGCCGTGGTGCTCGCCGGTCCAGACGGCGTGCATGCCGCCGCGATCGGCAATCTGGCAAAGCTCGACCATTTCGTCATACAGCTGCTTCTGACTGGTCTGCCCGGAGACGCGCTCCATGTGAACGAAGAGGGAAAATCGCATGATGTGACCTTTCAGGAATGAAGCGGGCGGACTGTGCCGTTGCTATGGTCGCCGAAGTACAACCCGTAGCTCTTCAACTGGCTTTCCTTGCGGTAGCGGTGCAGCATGCTGGCCACGGCGCTGTCCTGCAACGCTTGGGTGTCGATGTCGTCGATGCCGATGAATTCGCCTGAAGCGTCAGCCGAAGCGGCGAGTTCATCCGGCGCGCTGCACAGGAACGAGATGTACTGGTATTGGGTTTCGGTGTTGTTGTAGACCGAATGGATGAAGCTTGCCGATGCGTCGGGCTGGTACTTCTCGCCGCTGCCCACTCGACGAACTGTTGCAAGCCGGCGCCTGGCTCGAGCGGATCGCTTCGACCGTGGCCCGGCATATCGACCGAGATCACCCGGAACTCGGACGACAGCCCTTCGATCTGCGGATACCACGCGAGCGCCTGCGTGCCGACGCTGTGGATCAGGACCAGCGGTTCGCCGCTGCCCTGCTCCAGATAGTGCGCGCCGCGCTTATTTGACAGCTGCAGGGTTCTTGGCGTCATTTCCGAGCTCTGCGAGGTCTTTGTAGCGATCGCCAATGCGGTGATGCGGACGGCCACCGGTAGCGGCGCCAATCGCGATCACGAGTTCGTCCGCGGCCGGCGCGTCCGCAATCGCAAACTGCAGCGTCAAATAGTGCGAACGGCGGCCTTCGTCGTTCTTGTCCATCATCGGGATCAGCAGCGGCGCGTTGGCGGGGCCGCGCGTGTTGTTGAACGCCAGATACGACTTCGCGCCGACGGCCGAGCGATACGTGTTGCCGAAGTGCAGCGTGTGGATCAGCGCGGACGCATGCTCGATCTCGCCCGCAAGGCCGACGATCGCGCTCTTGCCGAACGCTTCGACCGCTTCGCCCGAACCGGCTTCGTCGATGATCAGCCTGGTCAGGTGCTCGCTCAGTTGCGGCGCGAGCGCACGAATCTCCGGCGACAGGTCTTCCACATAACCGCGGCCCGCCCACGGGTTCTTGATCACGGCGGCCGCGCCGATCATTTTCAGCGGCTTGGCGGCGACCTTGTCGCCGTCGACATAGACGGTCTCGACATGGAGGATGGATTTGCGAATCAGGCTCATGGCAGCTTCCTGCGTGGGTTGGATGTGTGAGGCATTGTGGTATACCATGTTACGGCATGCCATGAGTGTTAACCCGGGGCGCCGTGGAAGCCGCGTCTGGCGGGGAAAGGGCGTTTTTTGCGAGGGATTTGCTGGCGAGCAGCGACGTCCAAAAAACGTAGCGCGCGGTTCGTCGGACCATCAACGAAGCGGCAGCTATGGCGCAAACCATTCTGGATTTAAGAAGGAGGAGATATGGCTGCATATTGGATAGCCCACGTAACCGTGCTCGATGCGGCGAAATACAAGGGCTACACGGACATCGCACCGCAGGCGTTCAACAAGTACGGCGCGGTGTTTCTCGCGCGCGGCGGCGCGTCGGAGGTGCTGGAAGGTGAATCGTTCGAGCGGCACGTCGTGATTCGCTTCAGGGACATGCAAACGGCGCTCGACTGCTATCACTCGCCCGAGTATCAGGCCGCCAAACAGAAGCGCGATGGACATTGCCGGGCACAGATCACGATCGTCGAGGGCCTGGGCGGCTGATTGTGCCCTCGTGTGCAAGCCTGAAAGTCAGATGAGTCATAATATGGCATTCCACGCCCGCGCCCTCGGTGCGGGCCCTCGTCCATCGTCCCACTGCCGCATATGCACGACCTCAAAATCGACCGCAATGTCAAAACCTTGCGTGAACTCACGCTCGACAAACTGCGCGCCGCGATAGTCCAGGGGTATTTCCGGCCGGGCACCCGCCTCGTCGAACGCACGCTGTGCGACGAACTTGGCGTGAGCCGCACCGTCGTGCGCGAGGTGCTGCGGCATCTGGAGACCGAAGGCCTGGTCGAGATCGTCGCGCGGCAAGGACCGATCGTCGCGCGGCTCGACCCCGCGCAGGTCGGCGAGATCTACGAGTTGCGCGGGCTGCTCGAAGCGAACGCCGCGCGGGCCTGCGCCGAGGGCGCCACGCCTGAAGTCGTGCGGCAACTGCGCGAGATCCGCGCAATCATCGAAGACGCATTCGAGAAACGCGATCTGCCCCGCGTGCTCGAATACACCGAGCGCTTCTATGAAACGCTGTTCGAAGCCGCCAACAAACAGGTGTCGCTGGCGCTCGTCACGTCGCTGAACGCGCGCATCAACCGCCTGCGCGCGTTGACCATCGCGACGCCGGGCCGAGGCGGCGATTCGAACCGCGAAATGAACCTGCTGCTCGACGCGATCGAGCGGCGCGACGGTGACGCGGCGTCCGCAGCGTCGTTCGCGCATATCAAGCGGGTGTCGGAACTGGCTTTGGCGGTTCTTGCGGAGCAGAACGAAGCGACCGGCGACGCCTAAGCCCATCCGTAGTCGCCCCTATCAAGGCCGCCGGCATCTGCCGGCGGCCTTTTCTTATGGCTGTTTGATCAAGCAAACACGCGCTTAGCCCAAACCGTGCCAGCGTAATTCATCGCAATATCATGGTATTCCATAATACGTCATGCATTGTTGTAGGCCATAAGATGGCATACCATAATCTCATCGATATTGATCTGCGGCTCGAAGCCTGAAAGGAGAACCCCATGACGTGCAAAGTGGAGCGTGTCCGATGAATCCTGATATGTCGCCGACGCGCGTGATCTCGCATGGTCAGCGTGGCCGAACCGCGGGCACCTGCTACAGCGTGTACGCGCGGCAATCGGACGCCGCCGCCGAAACCGTCGTGCTGATCCACGGCGTAGGCATGAATCAGAGCGTGTGGGCGCCGCAGATCGATGCGTTATCCGAATCGTTTCGCGTCGTTGTCTACGACATGCTGGGGCACGGCGACAGCGTGCTGCCGAGCGCGGAGCCCTCGCTCGACGAATACGCGGCGCAGCTCGCGTCGCTGCTCGACGCGCTGCGGATCGAGCGCGCGCACGTGGTGGGGCATTCGATGGGCGCGCTGGTCGCGCTGGAATTCGCGCTGACCCACCCCGAGCGCACGCTCAGCGTCGCCGCGTTGAACGCGGTGTACGACCGCACGCCGGCACAGCGCGAGGCGGTGATGACGCGCGCGGCCACGCTCGGCGATGCGCGTGCCGACACCGGGGTGGACGGAACCCTGTCGCGCTGGTTCGGCGATCCCATTCCGGGACACCTGACCCAGGCCGCGCGGGCGGTGCGAGCGCTGCTGCTTGCCGTCGATCCGGTGGGCTACGCGCGCACCTACCGTCTGTTCGCCTGCTCGGACGACGCGCATGTCGGGCGTCTCGCGAGTCTCGCGGTTCCCGCGCTATTTCTGACGGGCGAGGGCGATCCGAATTCGAGCGCGCAGATGTCGCGGGCGATGGCCGCGGCGGCACCACAGGGCCGCGCCGAAGTGATCGCGAACGCGCGCCACATGATGAACGTCACCGACCCGGAGCGCGTGAACGCAAGCCTGCTCGCGTTCCTTGTCGAAGCATCGGCGTTGCGAAGGAAGAACCCCGCAATGACCGCAGCAACTACCGCAGCAACTACCGCAGTACCAACCGGAGAACGCCATGGCTGAGTCGATCACCGCCCCGCGCGCGCAACCCCCTTTCGATATCGTCGATTTTCGACGCGCGCTCGGCGCATTCGTGACGGGCGTGACCGTCGTCACGACCGTCCAGGCGGACGGTTCGCCGCGGGGCTTCACGGCGAACTCGTTCACGTCGGTGTCGCTCGATCCGCCGCTGATTCTCGTGTGCGTCGCGAAGACGGCGGCGAGTTACGCAGTGTTCTCGGACACGCACCGCTTCGCGGTGAGCGTGCTCGCCGAAGACCAGAAGCATGTGTCCGGCGTGTTCGCTTCGAAGGCCGCGGACAAGTTCGCGCAAGTGCCGTGGAGCACGCGCAAAACGGGCGCGCCGGTGATGGATGGCTCGGCCGCGAGCTTCGACTGCACGACGCATCAAGTGGTCGATGCGGGCGATCACATCATCCTGATCGGTCGCGTGGTGGACTTCGTGCAAACGAGTTCGTCGCCGCTTGGCTACTGCCGCGGCGCATACGTGAACTTCAGCCTGTCGCAGGACGCGCTGGCCGCGGCCGCTGGGCGCGCGAAAGTCGGCGCGATCCTCGAGCACCGCGACGGGCTGGTGCTCGTCGACACCGGCAAAGGCTTGGGGCTGCCAACCGGCATCAAGCTCGACCCGGCCAGCGATCCCGCGAGCCTGCACGGCGTGCTCGCCAAGCTCGGCCTGCATGTGCATCTCGACTTCCTGTTCGCAGTGTTTGAGGACGGCAGCGGCAAGGAGCCCGGCGTGCATATCTACTATCGCGGCCGCGTGATTCCCAACGGCTCGCCGTGGCTCGACAGCAGCGTGCGCATCGTGCCGCTGTCCCAGATTCCGTGGGACGACGTGAGCGACGCCGCGGTGCGCTCGATGCTCGAACGCTATGAGCGCGAACGCAGGCAGGACGCGTTCGGCATTTATGTCGGCGACAGCGAAGCCGGCACCGTGCAGCCGCTCGGCCTCGCGCATTGACAGCGCGGCACCGCTGCAACCCACAACTCACAACTCACAACGACGAAGCCGGCGCGTTTTCTCGCCGCCGGACCGACGAAGCAACACCCAACCGTATCCCGGAGACAGACATGAGCAGCAGAAGCATTCCGTTTATCGCGCCGTTGTTCGTTGCTTGCGCGACGGCGCTCGCGGCAGCGCCCGCACTCGCCGCAGACCCGATCGTCTTCACCAGCTGGGGTGGCACCACGCAGTCGTCGCAACAGAAGAATTGGGCGCAGCCGTTCACGCAGGCGAGCGGCATCACCGTGTTGATGGATGGCCCGACCGACTACGGCAAGCTGAAGGCGATGGTCGATAGCGGCAACGTAAGCTGGGACGTCGTCGATGTGGAAGGCGACTTCGCGTACGCCGCGCAAAAGGCCGGCCTGATCGAGCCGATCGACTACTCGGTCGTGAAGAAGGACGAACTGGACCCGCGCTTTGCGACCCCGGACGCGGTGGGCAGCTTCTATTACTCGTTCGTGCTCGGCTACAACAAGTCGAAGTACACGGGCGCGCAGCCGCAGACGTGGGCAGATCTGTTCGACACGAAGAAATTCCCCGGCAAGCGCACGTTCTACAAGTGGTCGGCGCCGGGCGTGCTGGAAATCGCGCTGCTCGCCGATGGCGTGCCGCCGAACAAGCTCTATCCGCTCGACCTCGACCGCGCGTTCAAGAAGCTCGACACGATCAAGAGCGACATTGTCTGGTGGAGCGGCGGCGCGCAGTCGCAGCAACTGCTCGCCTCGGGTGAAGCGCCGATCGGCATGTTCTGGAACGGGCGTTTGCATGCGCTCGCGCAGACCGGCGTGCCGGTGGCCATTTCGTGGAACCAGAACCTGACCGCCGCCGACATGCTGGTAATTCCGAAGGGCGCCAAGCATCGCGCGGAAGCGATGAAGTATCTGGCGGCCGCGACGAGCCCGCAGGCGCAGGCGAAATTCGCCGCCGAGACGGGTTACGCGCCGATCAACGTGAAGTCGGCCGCGCTGATGCCGGCCGCGATGGCGAAGACGCTGCCCGACCAGTACAAGGACTCGCAGATCAATCTCGACATGAAGTACTGGGCCGACAACCGCGACGCGATTGCGAAGCGCTGGTACGCGTGGCAATCGAAATAAGCCGCACGGACCGACGTTAGAGCCGAGCGCCGCGCAATGAACCGGCGCGCAGAGACACCGAGCAGGAGACATCATGCCCAACGTAATGAGTACCGTCGCGCATCCGCCCGCGACGGCCGCGCGCAAGCGGCGCGACTGGCGCAGCATCTGGCTGCTGACGCCGGCCATGCTGCTGCTCTTGATCTTCTTCCTGCTGCCGGTGCTGTCGCTGCTATTGCGCAGCGTGCTCGAGCCGACACCGGGACTGGAGAACTATCAGCAACTGGTCGGTTCGACCACATATCTGCGCGTCTTCGGCAATACCTTTCTCGTCGCGACGGTCGTGACCGTCGTCACGGTGCTGGTGGGCTTTCCGATGGCATGGCTGCTCGCGATCGCGCCGCGCAAGCTCAGCTCCGTGCTTTTCGCGATCCTGCTGCTGTCGATGTGGACCAACCTGCTCGCACGGACTTTCGCGTGGATGGTGCTGTTGCAGGGTACGGGTCCGATCAACCGCGCGCTGATGGCGATCGGCCTGATTCACGAGCCGCTCGCGCTCGTGAACAACCTCACCGGCGTGACGATCGGCATGACGTACATCATGCTGCCGTTCCTCGTGATGCCGCTGCACGCGACGCTGCGCGGCATCGATCCGTCGACGCTGCGTGCCGCCGCGGTCTGCGGCGCGAGCCGCTGGCAGGCGTTCTGGCGCATCCTCGTGCCGCTCGCGATGCCGGGTGTGGCCTCCGGCGCGCTGATGGTATTCGTGATGGCGCTCGGCTACTTCGTCACGCCCGCGCTGCTCGGCGGTCCGTCGTACATGATGCTCGCCGAACTCATCGCGCAGCTCGTGCAGGAACTGCTGAACTGGGGCCTCGCCGGTGCTGCCGCTTTCGTACTGCTGAGCGTGACGCTCGTGCTCTATGCGTTGCAATTGCGCTTTACCGGCAGTGCGCGCGCAATTCAGGGAGGACGCTGACATGTTGCTCGATTTCGATCGTCTCGGCGGGCTTCGCTGGGCACTGGTGGCCATAGGCGCGGCCGTCGCACTGTTTCTGCTGCTGCCGATCCTGTTCATCGTCGCGCTGTCTTTCGGCGATTCGCAGTGGCTGATTTTCCCGCCGCCGGGCTGGACGCTGGAGTGGTATCGGCAGCTTTTCACGGACGCGGGCTGGATCGACTCGCTGCTGACGAGCGCGAAGCTGGCCGTGATCGTGATGGCGCTTTCGGTGCTGCTCGGTTTTCTTGCGTCGCTTGCGCTGGTGCGCGGCAAGTTCCGCGGCCGCGAAGCGGTGAAAGGCTTCTTCCTGACACCGATGGTGCTGCCCGTCGTCGTTCTGGCCGTCGCGCTGTACGCGTTCTTTCTGCGCATCGGCCTGAACGGCACGATGACCGGCTTCGTGCTCGGCCATCTGATCATCGCGCTGCCGTTCTCGATCATCTCCATCAGCAACTCGCTGGTGAGCTTCGATACGGCGCTCGAAGATGCCGCGCTGATCTGCGGCGCGTCGCCGCTCACCGTGAAGCTGCGCGTGACCCTTCCCGCGATCCGGCTCGGCCTGTTCGCCGCCGCGATCTTCGCGTTTCTCGCGTCGTGGGATGAAGTCGTGGTGTCGATCTTCATGTCGAGCCCGACACTCCAAACGCTGCCCGTGCGTATCTGGTCGACGCTGCGGCAGGACCTGACGCCCGTCGTTGCGGCGGCGTCTTCACTGCTGGTCGCATTGACGACCGTATTGATGCTGGCGGGCGCCGTGCTGCGCCGCGCGCGCTAATCGATGTAATCAGCGAGGTAAACGAGCCATGACTGCATTCCTGCAAATCCAGCGTCTGCGCAAGACCTACGACGACGTCGTCGCCATCGATCAGGTTTCTCTCGATGTGCGCAAGGGCGAATTCATGACGTTTCTCGGGCCGTCCGGTTCGGGCAAGAGCACGACGCTGTATATCGTCGCGGGCTTCCAGGAGCCCACCGACGGCCGCGTGCTGCTCGACGGCAAGCCGTTGCTGGCGGTCGCGCCGAACAAGCGCAACATCGGCATGGTGTTTCAGCGCTATACGCTGTTCCCGCATCTGACGGTAGGCGAGAACGTGGCGTTTCCGCTGCGCGTGCGCCGCCGCCCCGAAGCCGAAATCAAGACCAAGGTCGACAAGATGCTCAAGCTCGTGCACCTGTCCGAGTGCCGCGACCGGATGCCCGCGCAGTTGTCGGGCGGGCAGCAGCAACGCGTGGCGATCGCCCGCGCGCTGGCCTACGATCCGCCCGTGCTGCTGATGGACGAGCCGCTGTCCGCGCTCGACAAGAAGCTGCGCGAGGAAATCCAGCTCGAATTGCGCCGCATCCATCAGGAAACCGGCGTGACGATCCTCTACGTCACGCACGACCAGGAAGAAGCGCTGCGCCTGTCCGACCGCATCGCGGTGTTCAACAAAGGCCGCATCGAGCAGGTGGGCACCGGTGAGGAGCTGTACGCGAACCCGGCGTCGCGCTTCGTTGCGAGCTTCATCGGCAATTCGAATTTCTTGCCCGTGAAGGTCACGAAGAATAACGACGGCCGCATGAACGG
The nucleotide sequence above comes from Paraburkholderia youngii. Encoded proteins:
- a CDS encoding DNA-binding protein, giving the protein MSSNITITDELVAEIANRMADEGQKVSPVAIWSEVHSGSVVAVSAALRKWRETRAARVPQVVERPALPETVTDTMREALDRLWTSAQDEAERSVARRLAAMRQRVEDASNERDEALAELQTTVQELDALQVELDKMTSAYDEKVDAVAGLEEDIALAVQRTDAAEKRAQELADRVSHLEAELERAEQAAQRGAIAGNESDAAGEGEAASESAESVVETPAGEAERAALEAEHAEAVARLQSELEAIRAQLQAEQEAHAARREEVEGAQAERDAAALELQNAQTQIASLSDERDADASEIARLSASLSGAQERADAEQQRAAELAESAAAASEKAEDAESASPAGVDSQELEALKAQMSRDAQAHAAAIAEARETVRKWSDYSNALKQQLTQANEKMVVVLARGAGEATLSRRLSAELGRVEPEHELLRKEIQQQVIVETITAHLEKQGYRYDEQTGAVSKLNTESSPA
- a CDS encoding aldehyde dehydrogenase, which translates into the protein MDSHFQLYIDGQFEPGAATFASVNPATGKAWAQMPEARTEQVNRAVEAASRALTDSAWAGLTASARGKLLYKLAGLVEQAAPRLAEIETNDTGKIIRETSSQIAYVAEYYRYYAGIADKLEGSSIPVDKPDMQVWLERQPVGVVAAIVPWNSQLFLSAVKLGPALAAGCTVVLKASEEAPGPLLEFAKLVHEAGFPPGVVNVITGFGPECGAVLSSHPKVDKVAFTGGPETARHIVSNTSNNLAKVSLELGGKSPFIVFADTDIQSAVNAQVAAIFAASGQSCVAGSRLLIEASVKERFLALLVERVSRIRVGSPNEMTTEYGPLCTERQLRNIEKVVANSVRQGARVLAGGKTLERDGYYYAPTILDCTGVSDADSITTELFGPVLSVDTFNTEQEAIDKANSTAYGLAAGIFTTSLTRAHRVSKRVRSGIVWINTYRAVSPLVPFGGFGLSGHGREGGMAAALEYTTTKSVWLRTSDEPISDPFVMR
- a CDS encoding LLM class flavin-dependent oxidoreductase, coding for MRFSLFVHMERVSGQTSQKQLYDEMVELCQIADRGGMHAVWTGEHHGMDFTIAPNPFINLADLANKTKHVRLGTGTVVAPFWHPIKLAGEAAMTDIISNGRLELGIARGAYSFEYERLHPGLDAWGAGQRMRELIPAVKKLWEGDYAHEGEFWKFPSTTSSPLPLQRPHPPIWVAARDPNSHEFAVSNGCNVQVTPLHLGDEEVEKLVGHFNAACEKFSNLPRPQIMLLRHTYVASSENDAQIAADEVNTFYNYFGAWFKNERPVSRGMIKTLSPEEIAAHPFYTPAAMRKNNVIGTPEEVIARLRAYEALGFDEYSFWIDTGMSFERKKASLERMINDVMPAFR
- a CDS encoding alpha/beta fold hydrolase gives rise to the protein MEGLSSEFRVISVDMPGHGRSDPLEPGAGLQQFVEWAAARSTSPTHRQASSIRSTTTPKPNTSTSRSCAARRMNSPLRLTLQANSSASTTSTPKRCRTAPWPACCTATARKAS
- a CDS encoding amino acid synthesis family protein: MSLIRKSILHVETVYVDGDKVAAKPLKMIGAAAVIKNPWAGRGYVEDLSPEIRALAPQLSEHLTRLIIDEAGSGEAVEAFGKSAIVGLAGEIEHASALIHTLHFGNTYRSAVGAKSYLAFNNTRGPANAPLLIPMMDKNDEGRRSHYLTLQFAIADAPAADELVIAIGAATGGRPHHRIGDRYKDLAELGNDAKNPAAVK
- a CDS encoding DUF1330 domain-containing protein, yielding MAAYWIAHVTVLDAAKYKGYTDIAPQAFNKYGAVFLARGGASEVLEGESFERHVVIRFRDMQTALDCYHSPEYQAAKQKRDGHCRAQITIVEGLGG
- a CDS encoding GntR family transcriptional regulator, encoding MHDLKIDRNVKTLRELTLDKLRAAIVQGYFRPGTRLVERTLCDELGVSRTVVREVLRHLETEGLVEIVARQGPIVARLDPAQVGEIYELRGLLEANAARACAEGATPEVVRQLREIRAIIEDAFEKRDLPRVLEYTERFYETLFEAANKQVSLALVTSLNARINRLRALTIATPGRGGDSNREMNLLLDAIERRDGDAASAASFAHIKRVSELALAVLAEQNEATGDA
- a CDS encoding alpha/beta fold hydrolase encodes the protein MNPDMSPTRVISHGQRGRTAGTCYSVYARQSDAAAETVVLIHGVGMNQSVWAPQIDALSESFRVVVYDMLGHGDSVLPSAEPSLDEYAAQLASLLDALRIERAHVVGHSMGALVALEFALTHPERTLSVAALNAVYDRTPAQREAVMTRAATLGDARADTGVDGTLSRWFGDPIPGHLTQAARAVRALLLAVDPVGYARTYRLFACSDDAHVGRLASLAVPALFLTGEGDPNSSAQMSRAMAAAAPQGRAEVIANARHMMNVTDPERVNASLLAFLVEASALRRKNPAMTAATTAATTAVPTGERHG
- a CDS encoding flavin reductase is translated as MAESITAPRAQPPFDIVDFRRALGAFVTGVTVVTTVQADGSPRGFTANSFTSVSLDPPLILVCVAKTAASYAVFSDTHRFAVSVLAEDQKHVSGVFASKAADKFAQVPWSTRKTGAPVMDGSAASFDCTTHQVVDAGDHIILIGRVVDFVQTSSSPLGYCRGAYVNFSLSQDALAAAAGRAKVGAILEHRDGLVLVDTGKGLGLPTGIKLDPASDPASLHGVLAKLGLHVHLDFLFAVFEDGSGKEPGVHIYYRGRVIPNGSPWLDSSVRIVPLSQIPWDDVSDAAVRSMLERYERERRQDAFGIYVGDSEAGTVQPLGLAH
- a CDS encoding ABC transporter substrate-binding protein, with amino-acid sequence MSSRSIPFIAPLFVACATALAAAPALAADPIVFTSWGGTTQSSQQKNWAQPFTQASGITVLMDGPTDYGKLKAMVDSGNVSWDVVDVEGDFAYAAQKAGLIEPIDYSVVKKDELDPRFATPDAVGSFYYSFVLGYNKSKYTGAQPQTWADLFDTKKFPGKRTFYKWSAPGVLEIALLADGVPPNKLYPLDLDRAFKKLDTIKSDIVWWSGGAQSQQLLASGEAPIGMFWNGRLHALAQTGVPVAISWNQNLTAADMLVIPKGAKHRAEAMKYLAAATSPQAQAKFAAETGYAPINVKSAALMPAAMAKTLPDQYKDSQINLDMKYWADNRDAIAKRWYAWQSK
- a CDS encoding ABC transporter permease: MPNVMSTVAHPPATAARKRRDWRSIWLLTPAMLLLLIFFLLPVLSLLLRSVLEPTPGLENYQQLVGSTTYLRVFGNTFLVATVVTVVTVLVGFPMAWLLAIAPRKLSSVLFAILLLSMWTNLLARTFAWMVLLQGTGPINRALMAIGLIHEPLALVNNLTGVTIGMTYIMLPFLVMPLHATLRGIDPSTLRAAAVCGASRWQAFWRILVPLAMPGVASGALMVFVMALGYFVTPALLGGPSYMMLAELIAQLVQELLNWGLAGAAAFVLLSVTLVLYALQLRFTGSARAIQGGR